Proteins encoded in a region of the Pigmentiphaga litoralis genome:
- a CDS encoding EAL domain-containing protein translates to MSSVTPIRFTGTFHSAFAVNGPGCAGCRDGEELGFDFSYAYQPIVDLDNNTIFAHEALVRGPEGEPASSVLGRVTDDNRYRFDQACRRKAIEGAADIGLSQRLSINFLPNAIYQPEVCIRTTLEAARQHDFPVERIIFEATEGDRVEDAARLAAILRYYQRSGFLTAIDDFGAGYAGLTLLAEFQPDIIKLDMALVRNIDSSVPRQAIVKGLMRTCSDLGIQVIAEGIETLAERDFFYNEGVRLMQGYLFSKPAFQSPGSINPSSWV, encoded by the coding sequence ATGTCCTCCGTCACGCCGATCCGATTCACCGGTACCTTTCATTCCGCCTTTGCCGTCAATGGGCCCGGTTGCGCCGGCTGCCGCGACGGCGAAGAGCTGGGTTTCGACTTCAGCTATGCGTATCAACCGATAGTTGACCTCGACAACAACACGATCTTTGCGCACGAAGCGCTGGTCCGCGGTCCGGAAGGCGAACCCGCGTCGTCAGTTCTGGGACGTGTGACCGACGACAATCGCTACCGTTTCGACCAGGCCTGCCGCCGCAAGGCCATCGAAGGCGCGGCCGATATCGGCTTGTCGCAGCGCCTGTCGATCAACTTCCTGCCCAATGCGATCTACCAGCCCGAAGTCTGCATCCGCACCACGCTGGAAGCTGCCCGCCAACACGACTTTCCGGTCGAGCGCATCATTTTTGAGGCGACGGAAGGCGATCGGGTCGAAGACGCCGCGCGGCTGGCGGCGATCCTGCGGTATTACCAGCGCAGCGGCTTCCTGACGGCGATTGACGATTTCGGCGCCGGGTATGCCGGCCTGACGCTACTGGCCGAATTCCAGCCCGACATCATCAAGCTGGATATGGCCCTGGTACGCAATATCGACTCCAGCGTTCCACGCCAGGCCATTGTGAAAGGCCTGATGCGGACGTGTTCGGATCTTGGCATCCAGGTCATTGCCGAAGGCATTGAAACCCTGGCCGAGCGCGACTTCTTCTACAACGAAGGCGTTCGCCTGATGCAGGGCTATCTCTTCAGCAAGCCGGCGTTCCAGTCGCCGGGCTCCATCAACCCGTCGTCCTGGGTGTAA
- a CDS encoding DUF1345 domain-containing protein, whose protein sequence is MTVTAPSHARFLVVRAHPRLFVAALILVAVATALWMSHTAWPLCLLLGFDAAAFFFLSTTAYVFAKSTPDTMRHRAKEEDVGRWGILWTSVLLSAVVLLALGVELRLGKGGGGAWPVVIAIGSILLSWLYMNVMFALHYAHGFYGNYGAAHQGLEFPGAEPPDYWDFAYFALVIGMTFQVSDVQITSRHLRRMALVHSVIAFFLNVFIIAMSVNVVAGQA, encoded by the coding sequence GTGACTGTCACCGCTCCTTCTCACGCCCGCTTCCTGGTGGTTCGCGCCCATCCACGGCTGTTCGTTGCGGCGTTGATCCTTGTCGCCGTTGCGACTGCCTTGTGGATGAGCCACACGGCGTGGCCCCTGTGCCTGCTGCTGGGCTTTGATGCCGCCGCCTTCTTTTTCCTGTCGACCACCGCCTACGTATTTGCCAAGTCCACGCCGGACACCATGCGCCATCGCGCCAAGGAAGAAGACGTGGGGCGATGGGGCATCCTGTGGACGAGCGTGCTGCTGTCTGCCGTGGTGCTGCTGGCCCTCGGCGTCGAACTGCGGCTGGGAAAGGGCGGCGGGGGCGCGTGGCCGGTGGTCATCGCCATCGGCAGCATCCTGCTGTCCTGGCTGTACATGAACGTGATGTTCGCGCTGCATTACGCCCACGGCTTTTATGGCAACTATGGCGCAGCCCATCAGGGCCTGGAATTTCCGGGCGCCGAGCCTCCCGACTATTGGGACTTTGCGTACTTTGCGCTGGTGATTGGCATGACGTTCCAGGTGTCTGACGTGCAGATCACCAGCCGCCATCTGCGCCGCATGGCGCTGGTGCATAGCGTGATCGCGTTCTTCCTGAACGTGTTCATCATCGCGATGAGTGTGAACGTGGTGGCGGGCCAGGCGTAG
- a CDS encoding oxidoreductase-like domain-containing protein: MTTPSIPADDPAPEPPERPGDNQCCQSGCEPCIFDLYAEDMQAWRDDFRAWEVRQASRKAAG, from the coding sequence GTGACGACCCCATCCATTCCTGCCGACGATCCGGCTCCCGAACCGCCCGAGCGCCCTGGCGACAACCAGTGCTGCCAAAGCGGCTGCGAGCCCTGTATCTTTGATCTCTACGCCGAAGACATGCAAGCGTGGCGGGACGACTTTCGCGCCTGGGAAGTGCGCCAGGCCAGCCGCAAGGCCGCAGGCTGA
- a CDS encoding pyridoxal-phosphate-dependent aminotransferase family protein encodes MMGAGPVPIPEAVARANSVVINHLGATMSTIISQVKEMGRYVFQTKSEWVMGVAGPGSAAMEMAISNLVLPGHKVLCVVNGFFSARMAEMSRRLGAEVITFDVDGHHYAPADEVEALIAKHRPECLTIVQGETSNTVFNRELPAIARAAKKYGCLVIVDAVCTLSTMPLQMDDWQIDAVITGGQKGLSSIPGVSLIAFSNEAWDRINSRTTTNSHWCLDAKLAENFWHKGGYHYTAPVSGVLALHEALRLVCAETLEERFARHYRCSQALQNGIEAMGLRLFTPPTSRLNSVVGIAIPDGMNNADICAHISNRYHVEISGSFGLPMVRIGQMGEQCRAHNLFRTLHALGSTVRDMGGKVDLPASMATLEYSLHNALV; translated from the coding sequence ATGATGGGTGCCGGGCCGGTGCCGATTCCCGAGGCGGTGGCGCGAGCGAATTCGGTGGTGATCAACCACCTGGGCGCCACGATGTCGACGATCATCTCGCAGGTCAAGGAGATGGGCCGGTACGTCTTCCAGACCAAGTCGGAATGGGTCATGGGCGTGGCCGGTCCGGGTTCGGCGGCCATGGAAATGGCGATCAGCAACCTGGTGCTGCCGGGCCACAAGGTGCTGTGTGTGGTGAACGGCTTTTTCAGCGCACGAATGGCTGAAATGTCGCGCCGCCTGGGCGCCGAAGTCATTACCTTCGATGTGGACGGCCATCACTACGCGCCGGCCGACGAAGTCGAAGCACTGATCGCCAAGCACCGTCCGGAATGCCTGACCATCGTGCAGGGCGAAACGTCCAACACGGTGTTCAACCGCGAACTGCCCGCCATTGCCCGCGCCGCGAAAAAGTACGGCTGTCTGGTGATCGTGGACGCCGTCTGCACGCTGAGCACGATGCCGCTGCAGATGGACGACTGGCAGATCGACGCGGTGATTACCGGCGGCCAGAAGGGCCTGTCGTCAATTCCTGGCGTGTCGCTGATCGCGTTCTCGAACGAAGCCTGGGACCGCATCAACAGCCGCACCACCACCAACTCGCACTGGTGCCTGGACGCCAAGCTGGCCGAAAATTTCTGGCACAAGGGCGGCTACCACTACACGGCGCCGGTGTCTGGCGTGCTGGCGCTGCACGAAGCCCTGCGCCTGGTCTGCGCCGAAACGCTGGAAGAGCGCTTTGCACGCCACTACCGCTGCTCGCAGGCGCTGCAGAACGGGATCGAGGCCATGGGCCTGCGCCTTTTCACGCCGCCCACCTCGCGCCTGAATTCGGTGGTCGGCATCGCGATCCCCGACGGCATGAACAACGCCGACATCTGCGCGCACATCTCGAACCGTTATCACGTCGAGATTTCCGGCTCGTTCGGCCTGCCCATGGTCCGTATCGGACAAATGGGCGAGCAGTGCCGCGCGCACAACCTGTTCCGGACGCTGCATGCGCTGGGTTCGACCGTGCGCGACATGGGCGGCAAGGTGGACCTGCCCGCCAGCATGGCCACGCTGGAATACAGCCTGCATAACGCGCTGGTCTGA
- a CDS encoding adenosine deaminase: MSFLAPTTSSSTLFSESPLARKLCAMPKAELHMHIEGSLEPELIFALAERNGVTLPYPSVDALRDAYAFTDLQSFLDIYYAGASVLLTEQDFYDMTWAYVERAVADHIVHTEIFFDPQTHIARGVPVEVVVNGISRALDDAEARHGLSSRMILCFLRHLSEEDAFATLASAEACFKTVPRLIGVGLDSSEQGNPPEKFARVFARCEALGLRRVAHAGEEGPAQNIRDALDLLHAERIDHGVTAIEDQALLQRLAAEKIALTVCPLSNVKLKVFDDMTAHSLPMLLDAGVAVTLNSDDPAYFGGYLNTNYLAVFEALPLGEETGYLLARNSLEAAFATDEEKARWVAQLDAFWAQTPAA, from the coding sequence ATGTCCTTTCTTGCCCCCACCACCTCGTCGTCCACCCTGTTTTCCGAGTCGCCCCTGGCGCGCAAGCTGTGCGCCATGCCCAAGGCCGAGCTGCACATGCATATCGAAGGGTCGCTCGAACCCGAGCTGATCTTTGCGCTGGCCGAGCGCAATGGCGTCACGCTGCCGTACCCGTCGGTCGACGCGCTGCGGGATGCGTATGCCTTTACCGACCTGCAGTCCTTCCTGGACATCTATTACGCAGGCGCCAGTGTCCTGCTGACCGAACAGGACTTCTATGACATGACGTGGGCTTACGTGGAACGCGCCGTGGCTGACCACATCGTCCATACCGAAATCTTTTTCGATCCCCAGACGCATATCGCGCGCGGCGTGCCCGTGGAGGTCGTCGTGAACGGCATTTCCCGCGCGCTGGACGACGCCGAAGCCCGCCACGGCCTGTCGAGCCGGATGATCCTGTGCTTTCTGCGGCATCTGTCGGAAGAGGACGCGTTTGCGACCCTGGCGTCGGCCGAAGCCTGTTTCAAGACCGTGCCCCGGTTGATCGGCGTCGGGCTGGACTCGTCCGAGCAAGGCAATCCGCCCGAAAAGTTTGCCCGCGTCTTTGCCCGGTGCGAAGCCCTGGGACTGCGCCGCGTGGCCCACGCCGGCGAAGAAGGCCCGGCGCAGAACATCCGTGACGCGCTGGACCTGCTGCATGCCGAACGCATCGACCATGGCGTGACGGCGATCGAAGATCAGGCGCTGCTGCAGCGCCTTGCCGCCGAAAAGATCGCCCTGACGGTCTGCCCGCTGTCGAACGTGAAGCTCAAGGTATTCGACGACATGACAGCGCACAGCCTGCCCATGCTGCTGGACGCCGGTGTGGCTGTCACCCTGAATTCCGACGACCCCGCGTACTTCGGGGGCTATCTGAATACGAACTACCTGGCGGTGTTCGAAGCGCTGCCCCTGGGTGAAGAGACCGGGTATCTGCTTGCCCGCAACAGCCTCGAAGCCGCGTTTGCGACTGACGAAGAGAAAGCCCGGTGGGTGGCGCAGCTGGACGCGTTCTGGGCGCAAACGCCGGCTGCGTAA
- a CDS encoding nuclear transport factor 2 family protein — protein sequence MSEPDRPPLPPFNETTATLKVRLAEDAWNGRDPAKVALAYTPDSRWRNRSEFATGRPEIIALLTRKWAREHEYRLIKSLWAYQGNRIAVRFAYEWHDDAGHWFRSYGNENWLFDAAGYMAQRHASINDLAIKEADRAFLWPQGRRPDDHPGLEHFGF from the coding sequence ATGTCCGAACCCGACCGCCCGCCTCTCCCGCCTTTCAACGAAACCACCGCCACGCTCAAGGTCCGCCTGGCCGAAGACGCCTGGAATGGCCGCGACCCGGCCAAGGTGGCGCTGGCCTACACGCCCGACAGCCGCTGGCGCAACCGGAGCGAGTTTGCGACGGGCCGGCCCGAGATCATCGCGCTGCTGACACGCAAGTGGGCGCGCGAGCACGAATACCGGCTGATCAAGTCCTTGTGGGCGTACCAAGGCAACCGGATTGCCGTGCGCTTCGCGTACGAATGGCACGACGACGCGGGCCATTGGTTCCGGTCGTACGGGAATGAAAACTGGCTGTTCGACGCCGCCGGTTACATGGCGCAGCGCCATGCCAGCATCAATGATCTGGCGATCAAGGAGGCGGACCGGGCCTTTCTGTGGCCCCAAGGCCGCCGGCCCGACGACCATCCGGGGCTGGAGCACTTCGGGTTCTAG
- a CDS encoding TetR/AcrR family transcriptional regulator: protein MPPNPIQKKHPSPDPFSRLLETTESLVYRNGIHATGIDAIVKAAGASRKTVYAHFGSKDVLVEAALRARHDRWMHWFRTETLAIGHDAAARLLGMFKVLESWFADPGYHGCAFLNAAGEIGDAASPIRMLAQEHKADLLAFIVETASGLDVPAAARTTLARQWLILIDGAIAVAMVSGDAAAARDAQAAGAALLAAMSAPR, encoded by the coding sequence ATGCCGCCGAACCCCATTCAGAAGAAGCATCCCAGCCCCGACCCGTTCTCCCGCTTGCTGGAAACTACCGAGTCGCTCGTCTATCGCAACGGCATCCACGCCACGGGTATCGATGCGATCGTCAAGGCTGCGGGTGCGTCCCGCAAGACGGTGTACGCGCATTTCGGGTCGAAAGACGTGCTGGTCGAGGCTGCCTTGCGTGCTCGCCATGACCGCTGGATGCACTGGTTCCGCACCGAAACGCTTGCCATCGGGCACGATGCCGCTGCCCGCCTGCTGGGCATGTTCAAGGTGCTGGAAAGCTGGTTTGCCGACCCGGGTTACCACGGCTGCGCGTTTCTGAACGCGGCGGGTGAAATCGGGGACGCGGCATCGCCGATCCGGATGCTTGCGCAGGAACACAAGGCGGATCTCCTGGCATTCATTGTCGAGACGGCTTCCGGGCTCGATGTGCCGGCCGCCGCCCGGACCACCCTGGCGCGCCAATGGCTGATCCTGATCGACGGCGCCATTGCCGTTGCCATGGTCAGCGGTGACGCGGCCGCGGCGCGAGACGCCCAGGCAGCCGGCGCGGCCTTGCTGGCCGCCATGTCCGCGCCCCGTTAG
- a CDS encoding tautomerase family protein translates to MPYLQLDVNAHYPVETKQRLAAKMCETYADMMSVDIRRISVAIRELGDGGVWRIPEAGSEPVQVSMLMLDIRRGRPAEQRMDVARALCAHCIEVLGLAEDRLNVEFTQHDGDEMYHPALGGYSPDWTPGEA, encoded by the coding sequence GTGCCCTACCTGCAACTCGACGTCAACGCGCATTACCCGGTGGAAACCAAACAGCGGCTGGCCGCGAAAATGTGCGAGACCTACGCCGACATGATGTCGGTCGACATCCGCCGCATCAGCGTCGCGATCCGCGAACTGGGCGACGGCGGCGTCTGGCGCATACCCGAAGCGGGCAGCGAGCCCGTCCAGGTGTCGATGTTGATGCTGGACATCCGCCGCGGCAGGCCGGCCGAGCAGCGCATGGACGTCGCCCGCGCCCTCTGCGCTCACTGCATCGAAGTCTTGGGCTTGGCCGAAGATCGCCTGAACGTCGAATTCACCCAGCATGACGGCGACGAGATGTACCACCCGGCGCTTGGCGGATACAGTCCGGACTGGACGCCGGGCGAGGCCTGA
- a CDS encoding c-type cytochrome: protein MSASAAVTSVQPNLTNFLAASTTTPIPITPTIAATPTIPAPAIQLAAATGKPARSGASIYSVSCASCHTYGMRGAPKLTDKAAWAPRLAQPPGTLTAHVIKGLGWMPPRGTCSACSDDDIQAAVDYMVSRLPTR, encoded by the coding sequence ATGTCTGCGTCTGCCGCTGTCACGTCGGTCCAGCCAAACCTGACGAACTTTTTAGCGGCCAGCACCACCACCCCTATCCCTATCACGCCGACGATAGCCGCAACCCCAACCATCCCAGCCCCAGCGATCCAGCTCGCGGCCGCGACCGGCAAACCGGCCCGCTCCGGCGCGTCCATCTACAGCGTCAGTTGCGCGTCCTGTCACACCTACGGCATGCGCGGCGCGCCCAAGCTGACCGATAAGGCTGCCTGGGCGCCGCGCCTGGCGCAACCGCCCGGCACGCTGACCGCGCACGTCATCAAAGGCCTGGGCTGGATGCCGCCGCGCGGCACGTGTTCGGCCTGCTCCGACGACGACATCCAGGCCGCCGTCGACTACATGGTGTCCCGCCTGCCCACGCGCTGA
- a CDS encoding tyrosine-type recombinase/integrase yields the protein MDVKPEKPASAATTGIAPASPVLALLFDLSSELDGSAGSNRATAARSQIAANADIDALKAWLARFTQTKTTFDSYRKEAERLLLWSVIELRKPLASLTHEDLLAYQRFLADPQPAHRWVMPAGRKRARGDAGWRPFAGPLSPASQRQAIVILNTLFSWLVHAGYLAGNPLSLFRQRQRHAAPRVVRYLDDAMWQEVKATIADLPRDTPRHLEHYYRVRWLFTLLYLSGMRISEVANNTMGAFFPRRDRAGATRWWLEIVGKGDKLRLVPATTELIDELATYRRASGLPPEPAAGETRPLLAPIGGKARPMTRSAIHIIAKQVFARTADRVRARGPDHAHTADILDAASAHWLRHTAGSAMATGDMDLRHVRDNLGHASLTTTSRYLHSDDDARHQATEDSHRLGW from the coding sequence ATGGATGTGAAGCCTGAAAAACCTGCCAGTGCAGCTACTACCGGGATCGCCCCGGCGTCACCCGTCCTGGCTTTGCTGTTTGACCTGTCCAGCGAACTCGATGGCAGCGCAGGCAGCAATCGTGCGACCGCCGCCCGCTCACAGATCGCCGCCAACGCCGACATCGACGCGCTCAAAGCCTGGCTGGCCCGCTTCACCCAGACCAAAACCACCTTCGACAGCTACCGAAAGGAAGCCGAGCGCCTGCTGTTATGGTCAGTGATCGAACTGCGCAAGCCCCTGGCCTCCCTGACGCACGAAGACCTCCTGGCCTATCAGCGTTTCCTGGCTGACCCGCAGCCTGCGCACCGATGGGTGATGCCAGCCGGCCGCAAGCGGGCGCGCGGCGACGCCGGATGGCGACCGTTCGCCGGCCCGCTCTCCCCCGCCAGCCAGCGCCAGGCCATCGTCATCCTCAACACGCTGTTCTCGTGGCTTGTGCATGCGGGGTATCTGGCCGGCAATCCCTTGTCGCTGTTCCGGCAGCGGCAACGTCATGCCGCCCCGCGCGTGGTCCGCTACCTGGACGATGCGATGTGGCAAGAGGTCAAGGCGACGATTGCGGACCTGCCCCGCGACACGCCGCGGCATCTGGAGCACTACTACCGCGTCCGCTGGCTGTTCACCCTGCTGTACCTGAGCGGCATGCGGATATCCGAGGTGGCCAACAACACCATGGGCGCATTCTTTCCCCGGCGGGACCGCGCAGGCGCGACGCGTTGGTGGCTGGAAATAGTCGGGAAAGGCGACAAGCTGCGCCTGGTGCCGGCCACCACGGAGTTGATAGACGAACTGGCCACCTACCGCCGCGCATCCGGCTTGCCGCCCGAGCCCGCGGCCGGCGAAACGCGCCCGCTGCTGGCGCCCATTGGCGGCAAGGCGCGGCCCATGACCCGCAGCGCCATCCACATCATCGCGAAACAGGTGTTCGCCCGAACCGCCGACCGGGTGCGCGCCCGCGGGCCTGACCATGCCCACACGGCAGACATCCTGGACGCCGCATCGGCCCACTGGTTGCGACACACAGCCGGTTCGGCCATGGCAACGGGCGACATGGACCTGCGCCACGTGCGCGACAACCTGGGCCACGCCTCGCTAACCACCACCAGCCGCTACCTGCACAGCGACGACGACGCCCGCCACCAGGCAACCGAGGACAGCCATCGGTTGGGGTGGTGA
- a CDS encoding DNA-binding protein — protein sequence MITPAVDENQLAADVEELKKQFPNTQLLYKEVCALMFLRYGITPTVNRLYQLVRRGSMSVPSDTLRQFWQELREKSRVRIEHPDLPDALKTAAAESLAAMWTLAQQAATDGLTASRAEAAEEVRAAQAVARDQAAAFEAAEARLTALLGTERRRADDLSGRLADREAAYARLADQRTTDHAAHARQLAAAAQAEAIAASERDVARKELQAAQADTEKILATFNAQLDKFREDSAASEARHVAIERRALLDLDQERQRSNRLAKQLEQAQQKLNETMSEQARAVATLQNQIGSLQARLGESEGRLAAAREDSGRWQATCERLQSELARQQQIARAEATAHAKAANTKAAEAKASRHQPKKARQ from the coding sequence ATGATCACGCCCGCCGTAGACGAAAACCAGCTTGCCGCCGACGTTGAAGAGCTGAAAAAGCAGTTTCCGAATACGCAGCTCCTCTACAAAGAGGTGTGCGCGTTGATGTTCCTGCGGTACGGCATCACGCCGACGGTAAATCGCCTGTACCAGCTCGTGCGTCGTGGCAGCATGTCTGTTCCGTCCGATACGCTGCGCCAGTTCTGGCAGGAACTGCGCGAGAAAAGCCGGGTGCGCATTGAGCATCCTGACCTGCCCGACGCGCTCAAGACGGCGGCGGCGGAATCCTTGGCGGCGATGTGGACGCTGGCGCAGCAGGCGGCGACGGACGGGCTGACGGCGTCCCGCGCCGAAGCGGCGGAGGAGGTGAGGGCGGCGCAAGCCGTTGCGCGCGACCAGGCGGCGGCGTTTGAAGCTGCCGAGGCTCGCCTGACTGCGTTGCTCGGCACCGAGCGGCGGCGTGCAGACGATCTGTCGGGTCGCCTGGCGGATCGTGAGGCCGCCTACGCCCGCCTGGCGGATCAGCGGACCACCGATCACGCAGCGCACGCCCGTCAGTTGGCCGCCGCTGCGCAGGCCGAGGCCATCGCAGCCAGCGAGCGCGATGTGGCTCGCAAGGAACTGCAGGCCGCCCAGGCGGACACGGAAAAGATCCTGGCGACATTCAATGCCCAGCTCGACAAATTCCGAGAGGACAGCGCGGCGTCCGAGGCACGCCATGTGGCGATCGAACGGCGTGCTTTGCTGGACCTGGACCAGGAACGTCAGCGCAGCAATCGCCTGGCCAAACAACTGGAGCAGGCCCAGCAAAAGCTGAACGAGACGATGTCCGAGCAGGCCCGCGCCGTCGCGACACTGCAGAACCAGATCGGGTCGTTGCAGGCGCGGCTCGGCGAGTCGGAAGGCCGGCTGGCCGCAGCGCGCGAAGACAGCGGCCGTTGGCAGGCCACGTGTGAACGCCTGCAAAGTGAGCTGGCAAGGCAGCAGCAGATTGCCAGGGCCGAGGCCACCGCTCACGCCAAAGCTGCTAACACCAAAGCCGCTGAAGCCAAGGCCAGCCGCCACCAGCCAAAAAAGGCACGCCAGTGA